The Oncorhynchus mykiss isolate Arlee chromosome 17, USDA_OmykA_1.1, whole genome shotgun sequence genomic interval AGactactacctgaacttgtctaACAAAAACACAGATTTACATTTTCCTAttgaaaaaacaggtttttgataACCTTTTTCAGTGTAGTAAATCATAATTCATCACATACTGTGTAACTATGATGATTCAATGTGATTCTATGATTGTGAATTCAGAATACACAACACATAAGCAGCCATAATATTTGAAAGTGCATGAATTGCCATATGCATATATTTCCATACACGTTAATAGATTTCCAAGGTATAAAATGTATCATACCACCATACAGGTGATTCAGACAGTAATGCAATGAATTCTCCTCAAAGCTTACTTTTACAGGCGATCTTGAACATGAGTGCAGGTTTTTCCTTGGTCGACTCAGAGTTGCCCATATCATTGTCGTTCGTTTCCATGGCATCCACCAAGTTTCCATCCAGTTTCTCTCTGATTGGCACAAAGAGAAAGCACAATAAAATCAAGATAAACATGGCTGTTCAGGAGGATACATCGTTACAGAACGTTCTGAAATGTTTTGCATAGACTGAGTAGCTATGATTGTCATGTTGAATAGGAAATCGTATCAATTCATCACATTTATATCTGGAACACTGAATATTTCACATCCCTGGACATCCCCCAGTCTGCCACACCTACTGGCCAATAAGCAATTAGCAAACCCTTTATTTTAAGGCAGTGCATCAGGAATACTGTATGTGGTTTAGCTTGGAACATGACTCATGGCTACAGAAAATGATGCATGCTACACTTTCACCCCTCTAACTCAATATGAAATCGAGCCCACCTCATGGCAtaaaaaattataattatttAATTGCAAAACTATCAGGTACGTACTGTTTGACACCCAATTCCAGTTCCTCAATTTTCTTTTCCAGAGAAGATTGTAGGTTACTTTGGTCTACGGTGTACTCCACGAAGAAGGCTTCCAGGACAAAAGCAATGAAAATACTGAGGGGAAAAAAAGCATGCGATACTCAATTCTCAAAGAGTGAGTTATCAAATACCAAGTCATAGGCACTCCTGCTGATCTGAAAATATTACATGGGTATAAGCAATATGGCAGACATTCCTCCAAGCCAATCAAAAGACAAAGCGAAGTTATTACCATATTACTTAAACTTGTCTAATCCTTTTAGATCTACAGTATTGCCTGGGGGGGATTTGTAATTCAGCAATAGAGTATCATTAAGAAGTCTGTTTGGTTCTCAGTATTTCAAAGGAGACTTGTTCTTACTTGATAATGATGATGACAACTACAATGTGGAAGAGGACAAAGAACATCCTGGCTGAGATGTGAGTGACCGCGGTGAAACCACTGGACAGCAGTGGGACCAACAttaaagaaaataataaaatagtAACAATACTTCAGAGTGGTCAAGTTAGCCTGGCAACTTTGAGAAACACTGAGACATTACCCAGTTGTCTGGATCCTAAAATAAGCTATGAAGACTGTTTACTAAAGAAAAAGGATAGGTTATAGTGCAATTTCATCTCATTTTAACCCTCTACACACTAACCTACTGTAAAGTTTTAGTCAGTGACCACTGCTTACTGTACATTTCAATTCAAGATTTATATCTTGGAGTAACATTTTCACACGAGTACATAAAAAGTATTGGTTTTAGCTTAATATCTGTATTTTCCCAAGCTTTGAAAAGGATATCATGCCACTGGTTGACCACGGTGAGTTCCAGTAACAGGATAAAAGAGGAAACAATGTTGTTAAAATTGTTCTTGCAGTAGTTGTGCTTGGCGAACACTGAGTTTTTGAGCAGAGCGTTTCCACAGAATGCCTTATCCGGATCAGTGGAGTTGGCCTCGAAAAAGCGTATTTTCCCTTTGAACAGCTCCATTCCCACCATGGCGAATATGTAATAGACCACCTGAAAAATATATGGAACAACTATGCAGTCAATCAATCAGTTGCAACACAGGATTACATAGAGGGATATTTCACTCCAATCAATTGTCTGATGTTTTCAGCCATCATAATACAGTGTCATTTAAATATGAGTCAATGACCAAGACCATCTAATTTGTAGATCCAGCTGTATGGCCTAATCCAAAATGAACAGAAGAGATAAGCGCCACAATTGTAGTCCTTATCTTTTCCATTCATTTAGGGTTGAGGCATATAGCTGGATATACATAGCTGATAGATTGGGAATTTGATTAATCTTGACCTATGAAATCATCGGATATGCCTTACAAGTGTCaatctcatgagcttagttcaactgaacccaaaatacaagcttattttactccaatgtttgtaaacaaagtaaaacaCCATATAGGctcaaaacatggttacaactataatTACAatttcatggatggtcagtccttgcatccatagctttgtctatgaatttgagagtggttacatttctccagccccatccctcagccttTTAGTGAAACAGTGGAGGGGAGTACACTTTGGTGTCGTTTCAACTCCTGATTGGCACTTTAAGCTCAATATGCAGGAATAGAGTCACACTTAGAGTCCATAAATATCATTAATAAACACAATAACTTCTTGGTGTAATTTAACTTAACTGCACACTAACAACTTACGACAATGAGCTGTCCGAAGGTGAGTATCGTTGGTCCAATCTTGATGAGGGTGTTGATGATGGCACGGAACCTGAGGGGGAAAAAGAACATCAAGAAGAGTTCCACGTCCAAGTCTATGAATGAGAATATCAAAATCAACCATATCTGACTTCTATAGGTCTTTCTGCAAAATCATTTTTGTCACAGTAGCTACTGCAGATACTAGCTCTGGTAGTTAAGGGAAACGGTTTGATAATGTTTCACATCTTAAGtttgaagcacacacacactgctcataCAGGAAATGGAAGTCCTTGACCTCCTAACCTTTTGATGTTGTCCACCACTCGTATGAGCCTCAGGATGCGCAGGATGAACACAATGTCCAGGATCTGACGGCTGGTGTAGCCTCCAGCTGGGACAAAACACATGAGCATCACAACATGAACGCCAGGCAGACTCGGAGGGCTAAATTCTTTTACATGCATGTGTTCTACGCTGCAAGTTAGTAGAGGGCACCATCGACAGCATAAAGAAAAGACAAAGAAAATAAACAGCATCCCAAGTCAACATAGGAAGCAGCAGTTTGATTTATAGCGCTTTTCAACAAGCTCCTCAAAGTAGGAAAAACCTCATCCATCGCCAATGTATGCCACCCTCTACCAATGTCATTATATACTATACTGATTTTTCAATCATTTAATTGATGAGTCTCTATCAGAAgtcatcaataaaataaaaaaaacatgaataaagtaCCATTTTATCTTTCATTGTACTTTTGCTCATTTTCAAAAATGAAACATAACGATGACCCCTCATTCAATAGGTTTAAAATAATACATGAAAAAGGTCAAAGAGCTATGGGCAACAGAAACAATAGGATGACTCCAACAAACAAACGAGAGGCTTACTATAGGTGACCTTCCACTCCTGCTCCCCAGGGGCAGCACAGCGTTGAAATAACGTAAAACCTCAATGTTAGCTCAATGTCAACAGCAGCCAGCATTAACAATGAGCCGCCATCAGAGGGTGGCTCATGAGGAACAGCAAACCGCAGACAAAAATTGACAATTAAGTTGGATATTGTGTTTGCCTTAATATAAACAATAACAGTAAAAGTTCTCAAATGCCATAGTGGTCTACAATCGGAAATGTAGGCACACTGCTGCTGAGCCCTTAATAAAGAAAATAACAAAGAAATAATAGATGTACTGTTTGTGAGTAAAGAGTGGAAGTCATCGATAACACAATGTGCTAGATTTAAAGACATATTGGGCCAGTTTCCCCGGACACAGATTATGCCTAATCCTGGAATAAAAAGCATGCTAAATGGAGAATCGAATGGAATTCTAATCCAGGACTACGTTTAGTCTGTGTCCAGGAACATGGCCCATTTTGGTTTTGAATCTTCAAACTTTAAAATATGTAGTAGTACACTGCTGCACTGGGCGTCGATGACATGGATGttaattaaggcagcccccccccccccccctcccctgattcagagggtttgggttaaatgtcAAAgacctgactaggtatcccttttccCTTCCCTAACACAGATTTAGGTTTTACTTACATAATTTCAGTGCTGAATTGATGATCATAGCAATCAAGGCAGTGATGACAATGATGGTGTCAAACCTGTGTGCATAGAGGTGAGGAAGATCTTACTACACAAATACTTAAACCGAAGCAGAAACGGTCTCCTTTCATTGCAGTTCAATCATCATATACCTAATCAGCTAGTACCACTTCAGTACGCAAGCCTTGGTCACAGAATTAGGGATGCTGCATCTACATGGCGTAAGGGGAACATAAAACTTCTACTATTGAGCAGACCTGGGTTGAAATAGTACTGGTTTTTTTTCTTTCAACTTCAGCCGttcttgattgagcttgcctgacaCAATGGAAGTCAAAAAAGTGCAGACCCTCAAAACGCGTATTTGAAGGAAAAACAACAAATTATACTATGTATACTACTACTGGCAACACAAGGGGTTGGTTTCCCAGATTAAGATTGAGTTTTGTCCTGGATTAAAAAGCAAACTCAATGGGATTCTTCAGTaagcatgctttttagtccaggactaggcttaaatCGCTGCCCGCGTAACCGGACAAAAATGCTTGGGCTTCTCACCAATTCCAGAACTGGTGTCTGGAGAAGAAGGCGCGCGGCTCGAAGCTGTACAGTTTGAGGAGGATCTCTAGGAGATAGAGAACCAGGAAAGCCCACTCTACGTTGGCTATCAACGGGTCCTCCTCATCCAGGCCGATGAACACAGCGTTAACCAGGATGATCAGGTCATAGGTGTACATGAATGCCctggatatcacacacacacacacacacacacagaaagaaacaaagatatacagtgccttgtggaataagtcaaagggtctgaatactttcccattttgttacgttacagccgtattctaacatggattaaatacataaaaatcctcaatctacacacaataccccataatgacaaagcaaaaaaatggtttttagaaatgtttgcacatttattacaaattaaaaacagaaataccttatttacataagtattcagaccctttgctatgagactcgaaattgagctcaggtgcatcctttttccattcatcatccttgagatgttcctacaacttgattggagtccacctgtgataaatgtaattgattggacaagatttggaaaagcacacacctgtctatataaaaggtcccacagttgacagtaaaaggaaattgtccgtagagctccgagacaggattgaagcaaagattaacagagcaaagtagagagatccttgatgaaaaccttctccagggAACTcaggacatctctggagagacctgaaaacagctgtgcagctatgttccccatctaacctgacagagcttgagaagaatgggagaaactccccaaatacaggtgtgccatgcttgtagtggcatacccaagaagactcaagattgtaattgctgccaaaggtgcttcaacaaagtactgagtaaagggtcagaattCTTATGTAAAATATGATATGTTATTTacatttaataaattagcaaacatttctaaaaacctgtctttgccttgtcattatggggtgttatgtgtagattgaagaaaacaaaacaattgaatacattttagagtaaggctgtaacctaacaaaatgtggaaaaggtcaaggggtctcaatactttccgaaggcactgtctACTTTCAGATACTTTCGCTCACGCTCCCCCAAACCTCTTCCCTGTACGTCTGCTGAGTAACATCTACACTCATTGGCTGCACTCACTTGTGCTGGACCATGCGGCAGACGAGACGActgggggaggagagatagagagaggggagccaTGTCTTGAGGGGGTGAGGCCGTGATTTCATCATGATCACCTGGATGTTCAGGAGGTCCGCAAGCTGAACAAATGCCACTTTCCCTGCACAGGTGGATGGAAGGATTAAATTAATTAAGGCTTCAGCTCAAAGCAGGTGCTGCATTGGTCATCTTGGGTTACACTACGGTCACGTTCCAGGGTAACTACATTGCAGGCATTGCATTGCATGAACCAATGGTTGTGTACCATGTCAGTGACTGGGAATTCGGGCTTCAAATGGCTACATCATATGATGTGGATGTTAGCTGATATATTAAACACCTATCCAGGTCCATCTGCAATTTACTCAGCATGTAACACAGCTTTGTGTGGGTCTCTGTGTGAAGTAGACTCCAACCACTCACCTATGCAGCCTTTGTTGTTGTCGTCGGAGACGCTCCACAGCAGCTCCCTGTGGGCGTTGCTGATGTCCGGCTGGACCAACCGCACAAGCTGGTTCCAACAGGCCTGGCTTACCACaggctcctcctctcccttcctctcctgcagCACACCGAAGGCACGCACCATCTTGTGCCTCTTGGCCCTGACGAGCTTCCGTACTTCTTCCTGATTGGGTACATAGGATAGGAGTAGGATGAAGTCGCCTGTAGACACTGATCTTGtctcagtttagcattttccccacAAATGGTTGAGGTTAGATAAGGTTAGGTAAGACACCAAGCTGCCTTAATCTACAGAGCCAGGAGATAGGAGCAGGAGCCATGCCATCTCACACAAGCCAAGGCTACTTACATTTGAAAAGAAATAGCTTATATCATTGTCTTGTCCGCCCACTCTACCTTCAGGTACTTTTTGTAGTTGTTGTACACGACCGCCAGGAACACTGACATGAAGATGTAGGTGTTGATGAGGATATAGGTGATGAAGAACACGGCAAAGTAAACGCTGAAGTTGTACGCTGGCATCCTACGTAGGGAAATAAAGACAAAAATAAAAAACGATTTGTCCACGTGTCTATTTATTAAAGATTAAACAATTAAATTACTTGTGATATTTTAGTTTAGGTATtttgcagacgctcttatccagagcgactaacAACCAGTGTATTCAACTTCAGTAGGCAAAACCCAACTCGTATCACCATCATTGCAAGTATAATCTACTCCCAGCAAAATTGTTGTAGGTTTATTAGGTACATCACCCTTTCACGGAAATggtttgctcctacagacagGGAGTCACAtggccatggcttgctatatCAAGGAGTCacatggccgtggcttgctatatcaAGCAGGCAGATAGGCAgagacattcagttactgttcaattGAACATTAGAATGGCAAAACGAGTGACTTGAGCGACTTTGAACGTGGTATAATCGTCAGTTCTATCTGCGACGATTCCAATATCTCAGAAATGTCCgtcctcctgggcttttcacgagcgacagtgtctaaggtttaccgagaatggtgcatCCAGCCACCAACAGGTAAATAACggagcagtacaacagtggtgtgcagaacggcatctcgagaacgcacaactcgtcggtctttgacacggatgggctattgcagcagacaacaCGAGGTTCCATTCCTATCAACTAAAAGCAAAAATAAGCGGCTCCAGTGAGCACGCGATCGACAACACTGGACAATTTAGTGGAAAAACATTGGCTGGTCCAACGAATCAAGGTTATTGTTGCATCATGTTGGTGGCAGAGTCAAGATTTGTCCTAGGCAGCATGGGTCCATGGCTCAATCCTGCTTGGTTTCAAAGGTATGGGCTGGTGGTGGGGTAATGTTTTCCTGgtacacgttaggtcccttgaacAACATTTACATGCCTCGAAGAATTCagtctgttctggaggcaaagtgGGATCCGACCCAGTACTAtatgggtgtacctaatacacTGTGTATATAGAAAGGGGCATGCCAAAAGGCAACTTTGCACTTAAAGTTGCACTACAAATCAAAAGTCATATAGTTAAAGCTAGAATCTTTAAATGCTACATTCATTTTCtgacttataaattaatgataaatacccattgattcttaaagaataaCTGATAAATGCCTGATGAGTTCAGTCCAACTGTCATACTCCATCAGAATCCAAAATATAAGATTGTTTACATTGtttagctctgtctatgaatttggcagtggttacatttctccaagcCCACCTATAAgcattttaccaaaacagaggtggggTGCCAGCTTTGTTATTTTTTTCAATTAAAGATTCTAGCTTTAAAAAGAAGAATTCAAATCTTACTAGACTTCATAACAAAAATAAATTCATGAATAATGTACCCTGGGTACTCACATGATATCCGGACTGTTGGCAGTCGTGACTAGGACATAGAGATCAAAGACAATCTCCAGATAGTTGGTGAAATAGGGGCGTCCCTCTATTGTTTTAAGGCCCCTATGGAGGAAGCAGCAGCACAAATGTGGTTTGCATTATgtccaacaacaaaaacaactttaAATTACTTTGGATGAGTGTCTAAGGGCAACTTGATCCTAGCCCCCTccctctttgcaaactggaagtATGGATGGATGTCCTCTACTAACCACACAAGGACGGTGTAGGATGACATAGCCCCTCAGAGCACTGCTTTTCATTCTAATGGTTAAGATTAGGTTTGGGAATTGGGATATAAAAGCTGATTCTAGACCTGCTCTCTAGAGGAAACTACGGTAGTTTTCAGTGCAACTTTATGAAGTGCTACGCATTTGGTAGTACTTCTTTGCTTGCCAGCTGATTCTTTGCTTGCCAgccacctgattcaactaataaaAGGCTTGATAGAATAGGAGTTGAATCAAACTTGTTAACCCTAGCTCTGTTTTttagtttcttatttttttaagtaaGGAGTTTTTGCTTCCCAACCCCATATGTGGGTCAAATATGATCCGTATGCATTTCCTATGGAATCCACTGCATTGCACTCGTCAAACTGACTTTTATTTGTTACAACAATAAAAACTAAGTAATTAATAACATTTATTAAATATCTTGTGTTTAATGTTCATTAATCACTGTTTTAATTTCTCCTTTTTAACTCATTGAGTAAAAACAGTTTCATAAGGAGGATCATAAGAAAGTTgacagacatacagttgaagtcggaagtttacatacaccttagcaaaatacatttaaactcagtttttcacaattcctgacattcaatcagAAGActtatttgcgaccaagctttaatcctgactgatgtctaaagatgttgcgtcaatatatgcacataattttcccacctcatgatgccatctattttgtgaagttcacaagtctctcctgcagcaaagcacccccacaacatgatgctgccatccccgtgcttcacggttgggatggtgttcttcgacttgcaatcctgcccctttttcctccaaagataacgatggtcattatggccaaacagttctatttttgtttcatcagaccagaggacatttctcaaaaaagtacgatctttgtcaccatgtgcagttgcaaactgtagtcaggcttttttaatggcggtcttggagcagtggcttcttccttgctgagcggcctttcaggttatgtcgatataggactcgttttactgtggatatagatacttttgtacccgtttcctccagcatcttcacaaggtcctttgctgttgttctgggattgatttgcacttttcgcaccaaagcacgatcatctctaggagacagaacgtgtctcctttctgagcggtatgacagctgtgtggtcgcacggtgtttatacttgcgtactattgtttgtacagatgaatgtggtaccgtcaggcgtttggaaattgctcccaaggacgaacaagacttgtggaggtctacaatttttgaggtcttggcttatttcttttgattttcccatgatgacaagcaaagaggcacggagtttgaaggtaggccttgaaatgcatccacaggttcacctccaattgactcaaatgatgtcaattagcctactagaagcttctaaagccatgacataattttctggaattttccaaactgtttaaagacacaataaacttagtgtatgtaaacttctgacccactgaaattgtgatacagtgaattataagtgaaataatctgtctgtaaacaaatgttggaaaaagtagatgtcctaaccaacttgccaaaactatagtttgttaacaacacatttgtgaagtggttgaaaaatgagttaatgactccaacctaagtgcatgtagaCTGCTGACTTGAACTGTACAATCAAAATGGTTTTACAGATGCTGGATGAGGAAGCCATTTGTGCCTCTGACTCAGAATCAGAGGTATCCAATTCAGATGTCAAAGACTATGTGCCTGTGGGCAAAATTGGAATTGTGGATGCACCCGGTAGTCCAGCTGTCCTAGAAGATTCTACAGATGGGCAGGACTCCTCTGAGGAGAGTGAGTAAAAAGGGGTCTTACTggagtgaacccccccccccccctctctctctccacacacactaaAGGCATAACATCCTGAGGAGCTGCCCAGGGCCTGTGCCGGGGTCAACAGTTGTGTCACCAAAGTATGCCTGGGAGTTGTTTATTAGTGACAACATCATTGGAGGTCCTAAAGTGTACAAATTTAGAAGGACGGAGAAGAGCGACAGCAAAAGGGACAGAGTGGAGAGAAGTCGACAAAGAAGAACTAAAGGCCTTTATTGGTTTAACCCTCCTTTCCGGCATGGAGAACAGGTGGGATGTCTCAACAAAGGAGCTATTTTTGGATCCACTGCCGAATCCAATGTATAAGGCCACCATGTCGGTCGGAAGATATGAGGATATCCGTCGCTACCGGAGGCTTGATGACAAGAGGACCAGAGTGGTCAGAGAGGCAACGGACCACCTGGCAGCCTTCCGGTATGTGGGGACCTTTTCCTAGCAAACTGTAGAGGAAGGTTCATCCCCAGCAATTGCGTCACAGTGGATGAGCAGTTTTCCTCCAGACGCGACGCTTGGCATTCCGtccaatattggtttcatcagaccagagaatcttgtttaggtgccaatttggcaaactccaagcgggctgtcatgtgccttttactgaggagtggcttccgtctggccactaccataaaatgcctgattggtggaatgctgcagagatggttgtccttctggaaggttctcccatctccacagatgatcTGAGGCAATGGAAAGCTGTGGGGTGATGAAAGAGAGCCATGCCACCACCACTCAGAGCAGCCAGGTCCAGAAGAGGTGCCAGCTCTGCCCAAGCGCAAAGGATAGAAAAGTCAGCTGCTGGTGTTCTCAGTGCAACACACCTGTCTGCAAAGAGCATAGTCACATGCTTGTTGTTTGTAACAAATGCATGGACTAAGACAGCATAAGAAAGCATCACACACGCAAACTTTGTTCCTTTTAGTGTTCAATGTTTTCTAAATTCACAACTGTTAGTGTTGTCATTAATATTGATGAACTTTGaattttcaaataaatgttttgaaatATTACAAAACGTGCTTAAGGTGGTTTTATTTTGTTCTTCACATTAAAAGGTTGAATGTGAAACTTTGATTGTAAGAACGATTGTAAGAACAATATGTTCATATTTTCAATAGCCGTTATGGAATTTCATAATATGTTATCATTGGAATGTGTATCAAACTGTTGAAGAGCAGTTAAAAACGTCTAAAATAATAAAAAGACCCAAATGATCACTCAAAACAATTATGTTCCACAAAATGTATCATATTTTAGACCCATGTGTATCAAACACAGATATTACAATATCGGGTCATTTTGACCCGGCATATGCATTCTTGGGGCGCCATGTTTACTATGCATCCCAGGGTTAATGCTTGGCTGGAATAAAGGCCTGCATTCAGACCAGGCCTCTGCAGACAAAATGGTCACCCCTGTCCGAGATTTTACAATGCTGGCAGACATGCCCATTTGACTACAATTCCTGATCCTGACTTACCTTTTTCCAAAGAGTTTGAGGGCCATGAGTGAGAACATGAGCACACTGAACATGAAGAGCAGGAAGACATAGAGGATCTGAGGCAGTGCGTTCCGGATGCTTCGGAACGCTCTCCGGAGctagaggaaggaagagagaatgTGAGTGACAGAAAGggtatacctagtcagttgtacaactgaatgcattaaaccgaaatgtgtcttccgcatttaacccaacccctctgaatcaggggGAAGATgatgtgtgtgacagagagacagactttaCCTGTCTTCCCTCAGTGATATTGACCAGTAGGAGGGGCCTCAGTACCCGCGACCAGCGGACAGCGTAGAAACCACTGGCTTTCAACGCCCCATAAATGATCATGTCAACAAGAGAGAGCTGAGGAGGAGAATAATGTCAAGTATTACCCCGTTTCTTTCATTGTAATGGGAGTAGTTATTCAAAGTTGTATGCTAAATTCCAAATCTACTTCTAATGACTCCTGGAGACCAAAGTAAATTGTATAGATTTAGTGTGGCAATTGTATTGTAGCCATATTGTTTCCATCTAACCAATCCTGAAGCGGGTGAGTGTAATGGCTAGTGGTTGATTTGTAATTCAGCATTTTGGATTATTTCAGAGCAATTCTCAAACTTCCTAAATTGGAGCCCAGCGTTGGAAGTTGGAATTGGGTCTAGCTTCAAGCAGCATGACGGCTTGAAGCTAGACCAATTCCAAAATTGGGCTCCACTTTTCCACACACTGCTCAATCAAGAGTCAACACCACCCCAGTCATGCAATTTACATTGAAATATGTTTTACCAC includes:
- the tpcn3 gene encoding two pore segment channel 3; amino-acid sequence: MLKTMSEPDKKEITPEEAPENGKGIRNSGNTSETGNRKTKGDFDLAAVYVSDAQYNRNIFFDTTPQAIRLYLLYNHWGFQILVYAFILVDLALAIFEDPAVVPLPIWVTSVIELVCLAAFTARLVHYAKVIPRERFWKDPKNICIFAIILLSLVDMIIYGALKASGFYAVRWSRVLRPLLLVNITEGRQLRRAFRSIRNALPQILYVFLLFMFSVLMFSLMALKLFGKRGLKTIEGRPYFTNYLEIVFDLYVLVTTANSPDIMMPAYNFSVYFAVFFITYILINTYIFMSVFLAVVYNNYKKYLKEEVRKLVRAKRHKMVRAFGVLQERKGEEEPVVSQACWNQLVRLVQPDISNAHRELLWSVSDDNNKGCIGKVAFVQLADLLNIQVIMMKSRPHPLKTWLPSLYLSSPSRLVCRMVQHKAFMYTYDLIILVNAVFIGLDEEDPLIANVEWAFLVLYLLEILLKLYSFEPRAFFSRHQFWNWFDTIIVITALIAMIINSALKLSGGYTSRQILDIVFILRILRLIRVVDNIKRFRAIINTLIKIGPTILTFGQLIVVVYYIFAMVGMELFKGKIRFFEANSTDPDKAFCGNALLKNSVFAKHNYCKNNFNNIVSSFILLLELTVVNQWHVLSSGFTAVTHISARMFFVLFHIVVVIIIINIFIAFVLEAFFVEYTVDQSNLQSSLEKKIEELELGVKQEKLDGNLVDAMETNDNDMGNSESTKEKPALMFKIACKRYKTVDGLLQRMFEADLDPENFADDEDFDPNNPSNLNFPNPNFDSV